A portion of the candidate division KSB1 bacterium genome contains these proteins:
- the xylB gene encoding xylulokinase — translation MAYLLGIDVGTTGTKTLLIQEDGKVVASATEEYPLHTPRPNWSEQDPEDWWRAVCASIGAVLAKVPGAAAQIAGIGLSGQMHGAVFLDEDHQVIRPAILWNDQRTGEECAEITSRVGAARLMELACNPALTGFTAPKILWLRKNEPQHYERVRTILLPKDYVRFRLTGTFATEVSDASGTLLFDVKNRTWCKELLEILDIPREFLPECAESPVATAKVSRIAAEQTGLREGTPVVGGGGDQAAGAVGTGVVSKGILSSTLGTSGVVFAFADKPEMDPQGRLHTFCHAVPGKWHMMGVMLSAGGSLRWFRDALCQEEVARAREQGVEVYELLTAAAASVPPGAEGLVFLPYLAGERTPYPDPNARGVFIGLSLRHSKAHLVRAVLEGVTFGMRDSLEIMREQHIEAQQIRASGGGGRSALWRQIQADVFGAPVTSINVEEGPAFGVALLAGVGTGLYASVPEACQATIRVVSATKPRAEVATLYERYYRLYRSLYPLLRNTFTEVAGLVNA, via the coding sequence ATGGCATACCTGCTCGGCATTGACGTCGGGACCACCGGAACGAAGACCCTGCTCATTCAGGAGGACGGGAAGGTGGTGGCCTCGGCAACCGAAGAATACCCGTTGCATACGCCCCGTCCCAACTGGTCTGAACAGGACCCAGAAGACTGGTGGCGGGCCGTGTGTGCAAGCATAGGGGCCGTCTTGGCCAAGGTGCCAGGTGCGGCCGCGCAGATTGCCGGCATCGGCCTTTCCGGGCAGATGCATGGTGCCGTTTTCCTTGACGAGGACCACCAGGTCATTCGCCCGGCTATCCTGTGGAACGACCAGCGCACCGGGGAGGAGTGTGCCGAGATTACCTCACGGGTGGGCGCGGCGCGCCTCATGGAGTTGGCCTGCAACCCTGCGCTCACCGGCTTCACCGCCCCCAAGATCCTCTGGCTGCGCAAAAACGAGCCGCAGCACTACGAACGGGTGCGCACCATCCTGCTGCCCAAGGACTATGTGCGGTTCCGCCTCACCGGCACCTTTGCCACCGAGGTTTCGGATGCTTCGGGGACCCTCCTCTTTGACGTCAAGAACCGTACGTGGTGCAAAGAACTGCTGGAGATACTGGACATCCCCCGCGAGTTCCTGCCGGAGTGTGCCGAGTCGCCGGTGGCGACGGCCAAGGTGAGCCGCATTGCCGCGGAGCAAACCGGCCTGCGCGAAGGGACGCCGGTAGTGGGTGGAGGTGGCGACCAGGCCGCGGGAGCAGTCGGCACCGGCGTGGTGAGCAAGGGCATCCTCTCATCTACTCTCGGCACTTCCGGGGTGGTATTTGCCTTCGCCGACAAGCCGGAAATGGACCCACAAGGGCGATTGCACACCTTCTGCCACGCTGTTCCCGGCAAGTGGCACATGATGGGGGTTATGCTTTCCGCTGGCGGCTCCCTGCGCTGGTTCCGGGATGCCCTCTGCCAGGAGGAAGTAGCCCGGGCTCGCGAACAGGGCGTTGAGGTGTATGAGCTGCTCACTGCGGCCGCGGCGTCGGTGCCGCCAGGGGCAGAGGGGCTGGTCTTTCTCCCCTACTTGGCGGGAGAGCGGACACCGTACCCCGATCCTAACGCGCGGGGGGTGTTCATCGGCTTGAGCCTGCGACACAGCAAAGCGCACCTGGTACGAGCGGTGCTGGAGGGGGTCACCTTTGGCATGCGCGACTCGTTGGAGATCATGCGCGAGCAGCACATCGAGGCCCAGCAGATCCGCGCATCTGGCGGCGGCGGGAGGAGCGCCCTGTGGCGTCAGATCCAAGCCGATGTGTTCGGCGCGCCCGTGACCAGCATCAACGTGGAGGAGGGGCCCGCGTTCGGCGTGGCGCTCCTGGCGGGTGTGGGAACGGGCCTGTACGCATCCGTCCCCGAGGCATGCCAGGCCACCATTCGCGTCGTCAGCGCGACCAAGCCCAGAGCCGAAGTCGCTACGCTGTACGAGCGGTACTATCGACTCTATCGCAGCCTCTACCCGCTGCTGCGTAACACCTTTACGGAGGTGGCCGGATTGGTGAACGCATAG
- a CDS encoding DUF5698 domain-containing protein, whose product MNLFLNAAMLFVLRVIDVSLGTIRMIFIIQGRRVIGSLIGFVEVTIFLVAISKAIAGMHNVVSVIAYSGGFACGTLLGITIEHKLALGWSHIRVISQRHAREIASALRHAGFGVTVVPGEGMKGPVELVYTTVRRKQTRQVIKIVESIDREAFITLHDFRHIFRGHVAPNLKK is encoded by the coding sequence ATGAATCTTTTTCTCAACGCGGCGATGCTTTTCGTGTTGCGCGTCATCGATGTGAGCCTGGGCACCATCCGCATGATCTTCATCATCCAGGGGCGGCGGGTCATCGGGTCGCTTATTGGCTTTGTGGAGGTGACCATCTTCCTGGTGGCCATTTCCAAGGCCATCGCCGGCATGCACAATGTGGTGAGCGTCATCGCTTATTCTGGGGGTTTTGCCTGTGGCACCCTTCTCGGCATCACCATCGAGCACAAGCTCGCCTTGGGGTGGTCACACATCCGGGTCATCTCCCAGAGACATGCCCGAGAGATCGCCTCTGCCCTGCGGCATGCGGGATTCGGTGTGACGGTCGTGCCGGGGGAAGGAATGAAGGGGCCGGTGGAGCTTGTCTACACTACCGTGCGTCGCAAGCAGACCAGGCAGGTGATCAAGATTGTGGAGAGCATCGACCGCGAGGCGTTCATAACCTTGCACGATTTCCGGCACATTTTCCGCGGCCATGTGGCCCCGAATCTGAAGAAGTGA
- a CDS encoding metallophosphoesterase, translating into MTSQPGRVEAPSTASWRLSPLAEVDRTQTRIGLILFFGFLLLAALLAYARWIEPSRLQVTHLFLSSEKLPPGSEAVTIVLLSDLHMRALTDFHRRVAEEANSFAPDLIVITGDLIGSSHWLAEERSAQLQPALAAVREFIAMLCARHGVFIVRGNNELVVQKELNNTALDALRVTGATVLCNQHQRVDLGGSSLYLLGADFFSLHPALYADFTTAKSGGRCFLQAGSSMDNAYSHFVGPGSASWQDYEYTCAMSYSGSGEAGMGVTVYSGFGSGEDRFYRLRWRQGLSGFRLDAHGSPVPPVELALSAQADCWYRFRIRAQSDSDRTTVNAKVWEEGSLEPASWQLTLVDTSGARHTRGTVGLWSHGQGTRRFADLCVVSISRDTVLLSEPFCGKSPDPEGWLDFALEREGIRVAASGIPDGAFRLLLAHSPDMVRPAEDLGIDLVLAGHTHGGQIRLPGIGALFSQTNLGRHYASGMFSFGHTKLYVNRGIGNALVPFRLFCRPELTVIHLLPAQHD; encoded by the coding sequence ATGACTTCGCAGCCAGGAAGAGTGGAAGCCCCCAGCACGGCCTCGTGGAGGCTCAGCCCCCTTGCGGAGGTCGACCGCACCCAGACGCGGATCGGCCTCATCCTGTTCTTCGGCTTTCTTCTGCTGGCAGCACTTCTGGCCTACGCCCGCTGGATCGAGCCCTCTCGCCTGCAGGTCACTCACCTCTTTCTGTCCAGCGAAAAGCTGCCGCCGGGCTCAGAGGCAGTCACCATCGTGCTGCTTTCTGACCTTCACATGCGCGCTCTTACCGACTTCCACCGCAGAGTTGCAGAGGAGGCAAATAGCTTTGCACCGGACCTCATCGTCATCACCGGCGACCTCATAGGCTCCTCGCACTGGTTAGCCGAGGAACGGTCGGCTCAGCTGCAGCCCGCCTTGGCCGCGGTGCGCGAATTCATCGCCATGCTGTGCGCAAGGCATGGCGTCTTCATCGTGCGGGGCAACAATGAGCTGGTGGTGCAAAAAGAACTCAACAACACCGCTTTGGATGCACTGCGCGTCACTGGTGCCACGGTGCTCTGCAACCAGCACCAGCGCGTCGATCTCGGGGGGAGTTCGCTCTACTTGCTTGGCGCGGACTTTTTCTCCCTCCACCCTGCCCTCTATGCCGACTTTACCACTGCCAAGAGCGGGGGAAGATGTTTCCTCCAGGCAGGGTCCTCTATGGACAATGCCTATTCCCACTTTGTGGGGCCTGGCAGCGCATCTTGGCAAGACTATGAGTACACCTGCGCCATGAGCTACTCAGGCTCCGGAGAAGCCGGCATGGGGGTCACCGTCTACTCCGGGTTCGGCAGTGGCGAGGACCGCTTTTACCGCCTGCGTTGGCGCCAAGGGCTGTCCGGTTTCCGCCTGGACGCCCACGGTTCGCCTGTGCCCCCCGTGGAACTGGCGCTCTCCGCCCAGGCGGACTGCTGGTACCGGTTTCGCATCAGGGCCCAGTCGGACAGCGATCGTACGACGGTCAACGCCAAGGTGTGGGAAGAAGGCAGTCTTGAGCCAGCGAGTTGGCAACTCACACTTGTTGACACTTCTGGGGCGCGCCATACTCGCGGCACAGTGGGGCTCTGGAGTCATGGCCAAGGCACCCGCCGCTTCGCCGACCTGTGCGTGGTGAGCATTTCTCGCGACACGGTTTTGCTGAGCGAACCGTTCTGCGGCAAAAGTCCAGATCCGGAGGGCTGGTTGGATTTTGCGCTGGAACGGGAGGGGATACGTGTAGCAGCAAGCGGCATCCCAGACGGGGCCTTCCGCCTGCTCTTGGCCCACTCGCCGGACATGGTACGTCCGGCAGAAGACCTGGGCATCGACCTCGTCCTGGCCGGCCATACTCATGGCGGACAGATTCGCCTGCCGGGAATCGGCGCTCTGTTCAGCCAGACGAATCTCGGCAGGCACTACGCATCAGGAATGTTTTCCTTTGGCCACACCAAGCTGTACGTGAACCGGGGAATAGGGAACGCTCTTGTCCCCTTCCGTCTGTTTTGCCGGCCGGAGCTCACGGTCATTCACCTCCTGCCGGCGCAGCACGATTGA
- the rbsK gene encoding ribokinase, whose protein sequence is MANRHPQRIVVVGSSNTDLVVRCQRAPAPGETVLGDEFFTAAGGKGANQAVAAARLGGEVWFVAKVGDDAFGRQAVAGLQAEGVHCDFVSVDPRYPSGVALIVVEEQGQNRIVVALGANEHLTPEDVQAAAGVIRGAGALLVQLETPLETVRHAVGLAAECGVPVILNSAPGRPLPTELLRAVAVITPNESEAELLTGVRPKDARARREVAELLHREGVGTVVITLGAEGAFVSEGSEAYLVPGFPVKAADTTAAGDAFNGAFAVAFVRGLQLRQAVRYANAAAALAVQKLGAQPSLPTVAEVDSFLTQVQGTVI, encoded by the coding sequence ATGGCTAACCGGCACCCACAGAGAATCGTCGTGGTCGGTAGCTCGAATACGGACCTCGTGGTTCGCTGTCAGAGAGCGCCTGCACCCGGCGAGACCGTGCTCGGCGACGAGTTTTTCACGGCTGCAGGCGGCAAAGGCGCCAACCAGGCAGTTGCTGCAGCCCGCCTGGGTGGCGAGGTCTGGTTCGTGGCAAAGGTGGGAGACGACGCTTTTGGGCGGCAGGCGGTCGCCGGGTTGCAGGCCGAAGGCGTGCACTGCGACTTTGTGAGCGTTGACCCTCGATACCCCTCAGGCGTGGCGCTCATTGTGGTAGAGGAGCAGGGGCAGAACCGTATCGTTGTGGCCCTCGGGGCCAATGAGCACTTGACCCCAGAGGATGTGCAGGCAGCCGCTGGGGTGATACGGGGCGCCGGAGCCCTCTTGGTGCAACTGGAGACGCCCTTGGAGACCGTGCGCCATGCGGTTGGCCTGGCCGCCGAGTGTGGCGTGCCGGTCATTCTCAATTCTGCACCGGGCAGACCTTTACCGACTGAGCTGCTGCGCGCGGTGGCCGTCATCACGCCTAATGAGAGCGAAGCAGAGCTCCTCACTGGCGTTAGGCCCAAGGATGCGCGGGCAAGGCGCGAGGTCGCCGAACTCCTGCACAGAGAGGGCGTGGGCACTGTGGTCATCACCCTCGGTGCCGAGGGAGCGTTTGTCTCTGAGGGGAGTGAGGCCTACCTTGTACCAGGCTTTCCGGTGAAAGCGGCGGATACGACCGCTGCGGGCGATGCGTTCAATGGCGCTTTCGCGGTGGCTTTCGTGCGCGGCCTGCAGCTTCGGCAGGCCGTCCGTTATGCCAACGCTGCCGCAGCTTTGGCGGTGCAAAAGCTGGGGGCGCAGCCTTCGTTGCCAACTGTGGCGGAGGTCGATTCGTTCCTTACGCAGGTTCAGGGCACGGTCATCTGA
- a CDS encoding galactokinase yields the protein MTTLCPLDALSQKFSSLFGDQPEVLVRSAGRVNLIGEHTDYNEGFVLPAAIDRHICLLARRRPGRIVRAYATEFNDLATFPVQESPAERHGHWTVYLRGVIELLQRRGVEIEGFDVLIAATLPRASGLSSSAALEVGTASLVQALFPFAMDELELIKLVQQAEHQFAGTKCGIMDMFVCRLGRQAHALFLDCRSLEHRLVPLALDQVALVICDTKKKRGLAGSAYNERRAQCEEGVRLLRQWLPGISALRDVGLEQFISLADRLPPVVRRRCGHVVAENARVLEAVSALERDDLAHLGRLMQASHASLRDLYEVSCPELDTLVESALRVQGTLGARLTGAGFGGCTVNLVRRDALEEFKEKVGADYVRRFGQEPGILVCNATDGVRVQWLSAPACSEESSDG from the coding sequence TTGACGACTCTGTGCCCACTCGACGCGTTGAGCCAAAAGTTCAGCTCGCTTTTCGGTGACCAGCCAGAAGTGTTGGTGCGATCTGCCGGGCGCGTCAACCTCATCGGAGAACACACCGACTACAACGAGGGCTTTGTCCTGCCGGCGGCCATTGACCGCCATATCTGCCTCCTTGCGCGGCGGCGGCCAGGACGCATCGTGCGCGCTTACGCCACCGAGTTCAACGACCTCGCCACTTTTCCGGTCCAAGAGAGCCCAGCGGAGCGGCACGGGCACTGGACGGTCTACCTGAGGGGTGTCATCGAGCTTCTGCAACGGCGCGGTGTGGAAATCGAGGGTTTCGATGTGCTCATCGCCGCCACGCTGCCGCGGGCTTCCGGACTGAGCTCGTCCGCTGCCCTGGAGGTCGGCACGGCCTCGCTGGTGCAGGCGCTTTTCCCTTTTGCCATGGACGAGTTGGAGCTCATCAAATTAGTGCAGCAGGCCGAGCACCAGTTCGCCGGTACCAAGTGTGGCATCATGGACATGTTCGTCTGCCGGCTGGGCCGCCAGGCGCACGCCCTTTTCTTAGACTGCCGCTCGTTGGAACACCGCCTGGTTCCCCTGGCGCTGGACCAGGTGGCGCTGGTTATCTGCGACACCAAGAAAAAGCGCGGTTTGGCAGGCTCTGCTTACAACGAGCGGCGCGCACAGTGCGAAGAGGGGGTGCGACTGTTGCGCCAGTGGCTGCCGGGCATCAGTGCCTTGCGCGATGTTGGCCTTGAACAGTTCATCTCTCTTGCCGACCGCCTCCCGCCAGTGGTACGACGCCGCTGCGGGCATGTGGTGGCCGAGAATGCCCGCGTGCTGGAGGCGGTGAGCGCCTTGGAAAGAGATGACCTCGCCCACTTGGGCAGGCTGATGCAGGCATCGCACGCCAGCCTGCGCGACCTGTACGAGGTGAGCTGCCCGGAGCTGGATACGCTGGTGGAGAGTGCATTGAGGGTGCAGGGCACGCTTGGGGCGCGCCTCACAGGGGCGGGCTTTGGTGGCTGCACCGTCAATTTGGTGCGGCGGGATGCGCTGGAGGAGTTCAAAGAGAAAGTGGGCGCCGACTATGTCCGGCGCTTTGGACAAGAGCCGGGCATCCTCGTCTGCAACGCTACCGATGGCGTACGGGTGCAATGGCTCTCCGCACCAGCTTGTTCAGAAGAGAGTTCGGATGGCTAA
- a CDS encoding MFS transporter, with product MDQQKKSRLSGFSRTFWVSIVFEFFERGAYYGMMSFLSVYLTGQLHFAKESVGLIKGTIQPLLYFLPILSGAVADRFGYRRTLLVSFSLLGAGYFLTSQVTSYTAVFASLVVMGLGAGVFKPIISGTIARTTDESTSSLGFGIYYWSINLGAFLFPLILVPYLKNSFGPRTVILASALATGSMLIPTLLAYRDPARPKSTTNLLTTLANAFEIVFSPFVLLFYLLRQRGAAGAVGLAIGSLIVLGGIALFVTAGSVFLLFVAVLLVVSLAILAVRWRGRRSRLVPAGIAAVGVLFWLLPGLSLFTRIVVSVIYATVFSLLTIEYQDMARARANARFLLMILIYSGFWILYFQMFDSVLWYVNDYVNAAPLNRVVNAALHAVGLRINWFFDVEHVTVINAGTIIALQLIVSAIVRKTRALPTMVAGILFGTVGMAILAISPSIWVFIVGIIIFSIGEMTAHPKFFSYVGMTAPKDRVATYMGYIFLYGVIGSSVGAILGAHLYVHFVDTLHQPRTLWLLFSGIGVLTILGLVAYDRFLVGKTDVEKR from the coding sequence ATGGACCAACAGAAGAAGAGTCGCCTCTCAGGCTTTTCGCGCACGTTTTGGGTGTCGATCGTCTTCGAGTTCTTTGAGAGAGGGGCCTACTACGGGATGATGAGCTTTCTCTCGGTTTACCTGACAGGACAGCTCCATTTTGCCAAAGAGAGCGTGGGCCTCATCAAGGGAACCATCCAGCCGCTGCTCTACTTCCTTCCCATCCTCAGCGGCGCGGTAGCCGATCGCTTCGGATACAGGCGCACGCTGCTCGTCTCCTTCAGCCTCTTGGGAGCGGGCTACTTTCTGACCAGCCAGGTAACCTCCTACACTGCGGTCTTTGCCTCCCTCGTGGTCATGGGCTTGGGCGCTGGCGTGTTCAAGCCGATTATCTCCGGCACCATCGCCCGGACCACAGACGAGAGCACCAGCTCGTTGGGATTCGGCATCTACTACTGGTCCATTAACTTGGGGGCGTTCTTGTTCCCCCTCATCCTGGTGCCGTACCTCAAGAATAGCTTTGGCCCGCGCACGGTCATTTTGGCCTCGGCGCTGGCCACCGGCTCGATGCTCATTCCCACGCTCTTGGCCTACCGCGACCCCGCGCGACCCAAGTCGACCACCAATCTCCTCACCACGCTTGCCAACGCCTTCGAAATCGTCTTCAGCCCGTTCGTGCTGTTGTTCTACCTCCTGCGGCAAAGGGGGGCTGCGGGCGCCGTGGGATTGGCCATCGGTTCGCTCATAGTCCTCGGCGGGATAGCTCTCTTCGTCACCGCAGGGAGCGTTTTCCTGCTCTTCGTGGCAGTCCTCTTGGTGGTTAGCTTGGCCATTCTGGCTGTGCGGTGGCGAGGCCGCCGCTCCCGGCTTGTTCCTGCGGGCATCGCGGCTGTTGGCGTCCTGTTTTGGCTCCTGCCCGGCCTGTCCCTATTCACCAGGATCGTGGTGAGCGTCATCTACGCCACGGTCTTTTCGCTGCTCACCATCGAGTACCAGGACATGGCGCGAGCCAGGGCCAACGCGCGCTTCCTGCTGATGATCCTCATCTACTCGGGATTTTGGATCCTCTACTTCCAGATGTTCGACTCGGTGCTCTGGTACGTGAACGACTATGTGAATGCCGCGCCCCTGAACAGGGTTGTCAATGCCGCCCTCCACGCAGTCGGCCTGCGCATCAACTGGTTCTTCGACGTCGAACATGTGACGGTCATCAACGCCGGCACCATCATCGCACTGCAACTCATTGTCTCGGCCATCGTCAGGAAGACTCGTGCGCTGCCCACGATGGTGGCCGGCATACTGTTCGGCACCGTAGGGATGGCTATCCTGGCCATTTCGCCGAGCATTTGGGTCTTTATCGTGGGCATTATCATCTTCTCCATTGGCGAGATGACCGCCCACCCGAAGTTCTTTTCCTACGTAGGCATGACTGCCCCAAAAGACCGCGTGGCCACGTATATGGGCTACATCTTCCTCTATGGGGTAATCGGCAGCAGCGTGGGCGCCATCTTGGGAGCGCACCTCTATGTGCACTTTGTCGACACCTTGCATCAGCCGCGCACGCTGTGGCTCCTGTTCAGCGGCATCGGCGTGCTGACGATACTAGGATTAGTGGCCTATGACCGGTTTCTCGTCGGCAAGACAGATGTGGAAAAGCGCTGA
- a CDS encoding glycoside hydrolase family 88 protein codes for MGAAVQLLQRHQRRKRVLYLAWRHKLAVTSCQRAEGLWHEVPAKPDSDLEASCLAMFVYAAARRANQASCPTMR; via the coding sequence GTGGGGGCTGCGGTCCAACTACTCCAACGGCATCAGCGGCGCAAAAGGGTGCTCTATTTGGCTTGGCGGCACAAGCTCGCCGTAACCAGCTGTCAGCGGGCCGAGGGCCTGTGGCATGAGGTGCCGGCCAAGCCAGACTCTGACCTTGAGGCCTCCTGTTTGGCGATGTTCGTCTACGCCGCAGCACGCCGCGCGAACCAAGCCTCCTGCCCCACTATGCGCTAA
- a CDS encoding pectinesterase family protein codes for MDYGKLISLFALSLAVTTLCCCPRQAHVDREATSPPRFDAVVAADGSGDFTSIQEAIMAAPHSTTPKNRWVVLVKAGTYRELVYVQRERGCIRLVGAAPESTVITYDLHAKVVGLDGKPIGTFRTPTVVVDGDDFVAENITFENAAGPVAQAVALRVDGDRVVFRNCRFLGWQDTILLNRRRVYFRDCYVAGHVDFVFGGGTALFDHCHIHCRGNGYITAASTPAAQPFGFVFSHCTISGEPGVQTYLGRPWRAHAAVAFLNTSMSEVVRPEGWHNWGKPECESTVRFAEWQSSGPGAHPRQRVSWARQLSDAEAKAFTLENVLAGGDGWNPAALSGEVR; via the coding sequence ATGGATTATGGCAAGCTGATTTCTCTCTTCGCGCTTTCTCTGGCGGTAACAACACTCTGCTGCTGTCCTCGCCAGGCGCACGTGGACAGGGAGGCCACGTCTCCACCTCGCTTTGATGCAGTGGTAGCCGCAGATGGCAGCGGGGATTTCACCTCCATCCAGGAGGCCATCATGGCGGCGCCGCACTCGACCACGCCCAAGAACCGGTGGGTGGTCCTTGTCAAGGCCGGCACCTACCGCGAGTTAGTATACGTGCAGCGCGAACGGGGCTGCATCCGGCTGGTGGGGGCGGCTCCGGAGTCGACGGTCATCACCTACGACCTGCACGCGAAGGTGGTCGGGCTCGACGGCAAGCCGATCGGCACGTTTCGCACCCCGACGGTGGTGGTGGATGGCGACGACTTTGTGGCCGAGAACATCACGTTCGAGAATGCAGCCGGCCCGGTGGCCCAGGCCGTGGCCCTTCGCGTGGATGGGGACAGAGTAGTATTCAGGAACTGCCGCTTCCTCGGTTGGCAGGACACTATCTTGCTCAACCGAAGGCGCGTCTACTTCCGCGACTGCTACGTCGCTGGACACGTTGACTTTGTCTTCGGCGGGGGAACCGCCTTGTTCGACCATTGCCACATTCACTGTCGCGGCAATGGCTACATAACCGCAGCCTCCACCCCGGCTGCTCAGCCCTTTGGCTTTGTCTTCTCTCACTGCACCATCAGCGGCGAGCCTGGCGTGCAGACCTATCTCGGCCGACCATGGCGAGCGCACGCAGCTGTGGCGTTCCTGAACACGAGCATGTCCGAGGTGGTGAGACCCGAAGGCTGGCATAACTGGGGCAAGCCAGAGTGCGAGAGTACAGTGCGCTTCGCCGAGTGGCAAAGCAGCGGCCCCGGCGCGCACCCCCGGCAACGAGTGTCGTGGGCACGTCAACTCAGCGACGCAGAGGCCAAGGCCTTCACTCTGGAAAATGTCCTGGCTGGAGGGGACGGCTGGAATCCCGCCGCTCTCAGCGGGGAGGTACGCTGA
- a CDS encoding esterase family protein, translated as MMSIRPRAPLLLAALLTCALAGLAVRVEAAQVDTVAIFSPAMAKAAQAVVVLPERYLTSQEKFPVVYLLHGWSGSYRDWPTKADLKPLADRYQFILVCPDGGYASWYLDSPLRKDSQYETYIAKEVVDHVDAHYRTIADSTGRFLCGLSMGGHGAFTLLAKYPERFAGAGCLSGAMTLTPAARRAGLADVLGEYEQAPRLWEENSALFLCSRLAGRNKAIFLECGMDDFLLDSNRQMHSRMIELKIPHDYTERPGAHTWAYWSNALEYHLLFFSKHLQR; from the coding sequence ATGATGAGCATCCGTCCCCGTGCTCCGCTGCTTCTGGCTGCACTTCTCACCTGTGCGCTCGCCGGCCTCGCCGTTCGTGTCGAGGCGGCGCAGGTGGATACGGTGGCTATCTTCAGTCCTGCCATGGCGAAAGCGGCGCAAGCGGTGGTCGTTCTCCCGGAACGCTATCTCACGAGCCAGGAGAAATTCCCTGTGGTCTATCTCCTCCATGGGTGGAGCGGCTCCTATCGCGACTGGCCGACCAAGGCTGACCTGAAGCCGTTGGCCGACCGCTACCAGTTCATTCTGGTCTGCCCGGACGGGGGCTACGCCAGCTGGTATCTCGACAGCCCCTTGCGCAAGGACTCGCAATACGAGACCTACATTGCCAAGGAGGTCGTCGACCATGTGGACGCGCACTACCGCACGATCGCCGATTCCACCGGCAGGTTCCTCTGCGGCCTGAGCATGGGTGGTCATGGGGCCTTCACTCTTTTGGCAAAGTACCCCGAGCGTTTCGCAGGAGCGGGATGCTTGAGCGGCGCCATGACCCTCACTCCTGCGGCCCGCCGCGCTGGCCTCGCCGATGTGTTGGGCGAATACGAGCAGGCACCACGCCTGTGGGAGGAAAACTCCGCCCTGTTCCTCTGCAGTCGCCTGGCCGGCCGGAACAAAGCCATCTTCCTGGAGTGCGGTATGGACGACTTCTTGTTGGATAGCAACCGTCAAATGCACAGCCGCATGATAGAGCTGAAGATCCCGCATGACTACACCGAGCGGCCGGGTGCCCACACGTGGGCGTACTGGAGCAACGCCCTTGAGTACCACCTGCTCTTCTTCAGCAAACACCTGCAGAGGTAG
- a CDS encoding ion channel, producing MRGKRTRRRHWHDTFALWARGLRAAAAVAIVIFVICYLLGAFAHIGKTGSSYLKAGLVVTVTLGCAILVRSLVRGGRRRLMRALLALPVLFAAGAVAYHIICHRHLYWIILTLLAVAVALNVYEFALNLRAVWRREMVSRESTLVQFVFLYVMTVLSYTLLYTILDPHIPHRLFKMESTIDPLLDFLYLSVVTATTVGYGDIVPLTAGAKVLVMSQTVVCYVFLSILIGLIVSWAGGHGGRSTGGAGRRP from the coding sequence ATGAGAGGCAAGCGCACACGAAGGCGACACTGGCACGACACCTTTGCCCTCTGGGCACGTGGACTGCGCGCCGCTGCGGCAGTGGCCATCGTCATCTTTGTCATTTGCTACCTGCTTGGGGCTTTCGCCCATATCGGAAAGACCGGGAGCAGCTACCTGAAAGCAGGCCTCGTGGTGACGGTCACGTTGGGATGTGCCATTCTGGTGCGCTCGTTGGTCCGCGGGGGCCGCAGGCGACTCATGCGGGCGCTGCTCGCCTTGCCCGTCCTCTTTGCTGCAGGGGCAGTTGCGTATCACATCATCTGCCATCGCCATCTGTACTGGATTATCCTCACTCTACTGGCGGTGGCGGTGGCGCTCAACGTGTACGAGTTCGCCCTCAATCTGCGTGCCGTGTGGCGGCGGGAGATGGTTTCCCGCGAGAGCACGTTGGTGCAGTTCGTGTTCCTCTACGTCATGACGGTGCTTAGCTACACGCTTCTCTACACCATCCTGGATCCCCACATCCCGCATCGCCTCTTCAAGATGGAGAGCACCATTGACCCGCTCCTGGACTTTCTGTACTTGAGCGTGGTCACCGCGACCACGGTGGGTTATGGCGACATCGTGCCACTCACCGCGGGAGCAAAGGTACTGGTCATGTCCCAGACGGTGGTCTGCTACGTGTTCCTGTCCATCCTGATCGGCCTCATTGTGAGTTGGGCTGGGGGGCACGGCGGCCGGAGCACTGGTGGGGCAGGCAGGCGGCCTTGA